In one Mucilaginibacter ginsenosidivorax genomic region, the following are encoded:
- a CDS encoding RNA polymerase sigma-70 factor yields the protein MANTIYKLINETALFAELAKGNESAFETIYHHYNKRLSPFVDKMVRSPELAEEIIQDIFVQLWMNRHLLEEVKHPTSYLFNIATNKTLDYLKKIANNAKLMDKIAYRSTELTNDTEERVIFRESAAIIEMAVSALPEQRKLIYHLSRNEGLTHEQIAERLNISRNTVKNQLVTALKSIRMFTEKRASVFSVAVFVLLTSK from the coding sequence ATGGCGAACACCATTTACAAACTGATAAATGAGACGGCGCTCTTTGCAGAATTGGCAAAGGGCAACGAATCTGCGTTTGAAACGATTTATCACCATTATAACAAACGGCTTTCCCCATTTGTCGACAAAATGGTTCGCTCACCGGAATTGGCTGAAGAAATCATTCAGGATATTTTTGTCCAGCTTTGGATGAACAGGCACTTGCTGGAAGAGGTCAAACACCCTACATCTTATCTGTTCAATATCGCTACCAACAAAACCTTAGACTATCTAAAAAAGATAGCTAACAATGCGAAGCTGATGGACAAGATTGCCTATCGTTCAACAGAATTAACCAACGATACTGAAGAACGGGTTATTTTCAGGGAAAGCGCAGCCATTATAGAAATGGCAGTTTCTGCCTTACCTGAACAACGCAAACTAATCTATCACCTCAGCAGGAACGAGGGGCTGACCCATGAGCAGATCGCCGAACGACTGAATATTTCCCGCAATACGGTAAAGAATCAATTAGTCACAGCATTAAAATCTATTCGCATGTTTACAGAAAAACGCGCCAGTGTATTTTCGGTTGCAGTTTTTGTGCTTTTGACAAGCAAATAA
- a CDS encoding ParA family protein: MGKIITIAHQKGGVGKSTMAINLALCFQDQLKVALVDSDLQGSIYHVKDDFPGLEILSAEQVSVVPELNYDLVIIDTPPYLSNKLADLFSISDFVLVPTKAGFFDVMAIRATVALIKFAQAKNTALKAGIVLNMIKPRSGVTKDVTALLKSLGTPLLSTMVHDRVSITRSSITGGVLHGTDAKAKEEIILLAEEIINLIST, from the coding sequence ATGGGAAAGATTATCACGATTGCTCACCAAAAGGGTGGAGTAGGAAAAAGTACGATGGCCATAAACCTGGCTTTATGTTTTCAGGATCAGTTAAAGGTTGCTTTGGTCGATTCAGATTTACAAGGCAGTATATATCATGTTAAGGACGATTTTCCGGGATTGGAAATTCTGTCGGCCGAGCAGGTCAGCGTTGTACCTGAGCTGAATTATGATCTCGTTATTATCGACACTCCCCCTTATTTATCCAATAAGCTGGCTGATCTTTTTTCAATTTCGGATTTTGTGCTTGTTCCAACTAAAGCGGGCTTCTTTGATGTCATGGCGATTCGTGCTACGGTGGCATTGATCAAATTTGCGCAGGCTAAAAACACAGCGTTGAAAGCCGGAATCGTTTTAAATATGATCAAGCCGCGCTCCGGCGTAACGAAGGACGTAACAGCGTTGTTAAAAAGCCTTGGTACTCCATTACTGAGCACTATGGTACATGACCGGGTCAGCATTACCAGATCTTCAATAACGGGAGGTGTGTTGCATGGCACTGATGCTAAAGCCAAAGAAGAGATCATTTTACTGGCCGAGGAAATAATCAACCTGATCAGTACATAA
- a CDS encoding plasmid mobilization protein → MEEKSENRCRWLNIRLKPGEYKVLEARFSNTTFQTMSEYHRALLMGKPVTVLNRDQSMDEVLQELILLRKALNPIGNNLNQAVRNINAAHGFPDIRLWITLLEIINGKLEPAICEIRDRMTNYANLWLQKLKAEKA, encoded by the coding sequence ATGGAGGAAAAATCAGAAAACAGGTGCCGCTGGCTGAACATACGGTTAAAGCCTGGTGAATATAAAGTACTGGAGGCACGCTTCAGTAACACGACTTTTCAAACGATGAGCGAATACCATAGAGCGCTTTTGATGGGTAAACCGGTAACCGTTTTGAATCGCGACCAGTCTATGGATGAAGTACTGCAGGAACTGATCCTGCTCCGGAAAGCGTTAAATCCAATTGGTAATAATTTGAATCAGGCGGTCCGGAACATCAATGCTGCGCATGGGTTTCCGGATATCCGTCTCTGGATAACATTACTCGAAATTATCAACGGAAAGCTGGAGCCGGCCATCTGCGAGATCAGGGACAGAATGACAAATTATGCGAATTTATGGTTGCAAAAATTAAAAGCGGAAAAAGCCTGA
- a CDS encoding relaxase/mobilization nuclease domain-containing protein has product MVAKIKSGKSLIGALNYNEHKIEQGKATLLEASGYLKDHRDLSFYDKLYRLKDQAGKNQRVKTNTVHISLNFDPAENPDKEKLVAIADAYMKGIGFADQPYLIYQHTDAGHAHIHIVSTNIESNGDRISLHNLGRNQSERARQEIEERFGLVKASSKSKDLKPEKIMLNSVQYGKTETKRAITNIVNEVVRNYKFTSLPELNAVLNQFNITADRGTKASVINGKKGLNYYVLGSDGEKTGVPIKASTIYSKPTLRRLENSFVLNEALRRPFKDRFREKIDRACAVSGSSSAFQKQLVKAGMHAVIRQNEEGRIYGITFVDHQLKAVFNGSDLGKNYSAASVLNRLNISSGSEGPENMVPAISLSADNIQTTDNGSGLSTVTSLLEILFHTEQQEAGGPDQLMQKKKRKKRKRLNL; this is encoded by the coding sequence ATGGTTGCAAAAATTAAAAGCGGAAAAAGCCTGATCGGTGCGCTGAACTATAATGAGCACAAGATCGAACAGGGAAAAGCGACATTGCTGGAGGCCAGTGGCTATCTCAAAGATCACCGGGATCTTTCATTCTATGATAAGTTGTACAGACTGAAGGATCAGGCGGGGAAAAACCAGCGTGTAAAAACCAATACGGTACACATTTCGCTGAACTTTGACCCCGCTGAAAATCCTGACAAAGAAAAATTAGTAGCTATCGCGGACGCCTATATGAAAGGGATCGGCTTTGCAGATCAGCCCTACCTGATTTACCAGCATACTGATGCAGGGCATGCGCACATCCATATCGTGTCCACCAATATCGAATCTAATGGAGACCGGATCAGTTTGCACAATCTCGGAAGAAATCAATCGGAAAGGGCAAGGCAGGAAATAGAAGAACGCTTCGGTTTAGTAAAAGCGAGTTCAAAAAGCAAAGATTTGAAACCGGAAAAGATCATGCTCAATTCCGTTCAATATGGAAAGACGGAAACTAAACGGGCAATTACCAATATCGTTAACGAGGTGGTCCGAAATTACAAGTTCACCAGCTTACCAGAACTCAATGCTGTTCTTAATCAATTTAATATAACGGCAGATAGAGGCACCAAAGCTTCTGTAATAAACGGGAAGAAGGGGTTGAATTATTACGTATTGGGCAGTGATGGTGAGAAAACCGGTGTGCCGATCAAGGCAAGTACCATCTATAGTAAACCTACACTAAGGCGATTGGAAAATAGCTTTGTACTGAATGAGGCATTGCGACGACCATTCAAAGATCGGTTTCGTGAAAAGATTGATCGTGCTTGCGCTGTCAGCGGTTCCAGTTCTGCATTTCAAAAACAGCTTGTGAAGGCCGGAATGCATGCGGTGATCCGTCAAAATGAAGAAGGAAGAATTTACGGGATCACTTTCGTGGATCATCAGCTTAAGGCGGTTTTTAACGGAAGTGACCTCGGTAAAAATTACAGTGCGGCAAGCGTTTTAAACCGGCTGAATATCAGCTCTGGCAGCGAAGGGCCTGAAAATATGGTACCAGCGATATCGTTAAGCGCCGACAATATTCAAACTACCGACAATGGTTCTGGGCTTTCAACCGTAACGTCACTGCTCGAGATCTTATTTCATACGGAACAACAAGAAGCTGGTGGGCCTGACCAGCTGATGCAAAAGAAGAAAAGAAAAAAACGAAAGAGGCTAAACCTATAA